The sequence below is a genomic window from Theobroma cacao cultivar B97-61/B2 chromosome 6, Criollo_cocoa_genome_V2, whole genome shotgun sequence.
ttttgtttatatatttcatgtttTTACATAATgatgtgtttttctttttctgtatCAAATGCTTTGTTCATTTATCTGTGTGTGTGAAATGTTACTGCATTTCGAATTGAATCAATGTCATAAAAATGCAATTTTGGAAGACATCTTTGTGATTAGCTTCTCAAGGATATGAACCTAAATAACAATACTATCTTAAATATATTGCTTAGTTAGCCTTCCAAAAAACTAAACTTCAAAGAATTTTGCACCTAATTTCCTTCATATCCTATTATTCATGTTAGTCCATGAATCTCTGAATGTCATTCTTATTATCAGTTACTCCCCAAAAGATATGTCTACTGTTGATAATTGTTATATTATCAGCTCTACCAGTTAGAACCCATCTGGACACTGTTCTGGAAGAGTGAagttctctttttcttttagttgAATTCCCTTAATTATGGACAGAAGTGGTCCAGCAGTGAAATCTTTTTCTCATTCCCGCTCTAATAATTTCGCCATAAGATTCAAAACTGCTGCTGCAGCTGCATTGTCTATACTCTAAACATTCTTGTGCTTTTGGAAGCACAACTGGATGAATGACAAACCAGTTAAAGAGTAGTTGATTTGTCCACAcctttatttcctttttattcTCCAGTTAAATCATCTACTATTGCTTTCtggtctttcttttttgttaccACAGTGTAGCTTCATTTCCTTCAAATTGCAGGTAATTCTGGAGGTCGCACCTGAAAGCCTGTATAATGAGATGTTCACAAAGCTTTTCAAGAATTCATTGTTTGAGCTTTCATCACATCATTGTGGAAACTTTGTTGTTCAAGCATTAATTTCTCATGCAAGAACAAAAGATCAAGTACGTATTCCAACGTTCTACTAATGATACTAGATAGAAGCGTGTACCTTTTTTTATGCTTTACTAGTTTCTAAGCTAATGGTTATCTCTTGAAATGTTTGGATCTAATGCAATGGATACTAGTGTTCGATTCGTGAAATTCTGTTGTTGATATTTATTTGCTCCTTATTGTTTAATTATCTTTGGCTGCTGTTGGAATCTTCTGTGTATGAAAGCTATTTCTGGTGCTGGATGTCCTGCTAAGTTCTACTGTTCTCAAATTTGCAAAaactttcttcattttgtcTGTTAGATGGAGTTGATGTGGGAAGAGCTTGGGTTGAAATTTGAGGATCTTCTTGGAATGGGGAAGTCAGGAGTTATTGCTTTTCTTATTGCTGCATGTCAAAGGCTTCAAACTCATGAATATAAGGTTTAGTAGTTGATATCACTCCTTTGACTTGCTATCTAGTCAGTCTTTACATTTGAGTCTGAAACAGCTTGGCAGTTATGTCATACTGAAACTTCTCGTCAATGTAAGTCCACATTTTGTCCTAATCAttggtgaattttttttctttttttcagtGTTGTCAGGCACTGGCTGCCGCAGTTGGTTCAAAAAACGAGTCTTCAAACTGTATTGTTCCTAGAATACTGTTTCTTGACAGTTACTTCAGCTGTGAAGACAAGTCGAGTTGGAACTGGGCAGGTGGAGTTAAGATACATACCATGGGTTCTCTGATTCTGCAGGCTATTTTTAAATTCCAAAGTGTATGTTGCCTCCCTTAAATGTGTTATATCATTCTGATTCTGTCCAATTAGATTATTGGCATCGGATATATCATACATGATTAGTAAGTCATTAGCCACTTTTGCTTGCATTAACTAAACCTAAGTTAATGTCTCTGTGTGCATGTACACTTACATTGAACTTCTCATCAATGGCTTCAACTTCTAATTAAGATGTGTGTATAGTAATAATAGtgcaatatttaaaatatttaagcTCCACATTTCAATTTATTGTGGCAAATATTTAAACAGCACTGCTATTGTAAGGgcagaaaaatatttaaatggttGGTAGCCTGATACTTAAGCTGATTTTTAATCATCTTTAAATGAAATCTTTTGAAAGGTGAATTGCCAGATGATTGACTGGTTTGGAGATCTTAGTTTGAATTCTTGAACTGAAGATATTATTCCCTGGAACCTCTCAGTGTTAAACCCTAAATGTCCCGCATGGTGGTGTCTTCAGTTTGCTTATTATATTGAAATGAGGAATAAGATGTCCTGTTGAGAAATATGATACTTCAGTTATGTTTATCTGTATCTTGATTTTTTTGGAACTTGACAACTCTTTGGGATGGTGGCTTGACTACTTTCTACAAAAGGGTGAATTGCTGGCTTTCTAATTTTAGCATGCAATATCTTGCTTTCTGGTTACAGGAATGGATACAGCCTTTTATTATGAGTATTACATCCATGGATGCTGAGCATGTCCTTGAGGCTGCTAAAGATGCTGGAGGAGCACGTGTCATTGAAGCATTTCTTGCGTCTGATGCTTCCACAAAGCAGAAGCGCAGATTAGTTGTGAAGTAAGTTGAGCTGCTGCTTCAGCGGTTTTATTTCTTCCAGGAAgttcttttctgtttttggttAATTTGGTTCATTGATAAAATGTGATACCAATGGAACTTGTTTCATGTCTGAACAAATGAAATGGACTTTGTTTTCTGATCAGAACTTTTTTTTCTGCCTTTTTTCTATATGGGATATAATATCCACTATTCTCCTCTTTTCTGAGATTCCATATTGAACTGTTATTTTGATGCATGTTCAAATATTTATGATTCTATTGTTTCATTGCTGTTACTACTCTGAAGGTTACGTGGACATTTTGGGGAGCTTGCGATGCACCCATCTGGTTCATTTACTGTTGAAAGATGCTTCAATGCTGGTAGCCTGTCATTAAGGGAAGCCATAGCATCTGAATTGTTAGCTGTACAAGCTGAACTCTCCAAGACAAAACAAGGCCCTCATCTCCTTAGGAACTTAGACATTGATAGGTAAGTAAATTACAGTATGCTGGTTTGTCAGGCTGAGATTTATTCCTGTATTGCGTCACTGGCTAAACGCAATGCATGTCAAACTCAGTCTAGTTTGGACTTATGTTTGATAGGAAAACAAACTCAAATTTCAGTTGCTcgtttcatattttaatttgttgacTTATCAATTATCTTATTAGAGGTTAGATTCATCTGTGTCACATATTAGTTGCTCACATAGTAAAATTATATCTCATCTATGCTACATTCTTAAAGAAATGTTGCTGtttgtgttttgtttttctcataTGTTTCCTCACCTTTGCTTTATCATGACAGATATGCTACCAAACCTGATCAGTGGAGGTCAAAACAAGCATCTAAACAATCAGCTTACAACGAATTCTATTTTGCATTTGGCTCTAGTGAATCCAAATCACCAACAAAGAACAAATTCCTTTCTAATGCTTCTATGCAGACATCAGACCCCGAAGAGTTGAAGAACACAAGGAAAGAGATAGACAGTTTTCTCACTTCCACTTCCATGCTTGATGATACCTCagcagagaaaaagaagaaaaggaagaaaagaaacaaagatgcAGGGTCTGAAGATGCAGTTGGTTCTAAGAAGGTGATGGAAAATGCagtccaaaattttctctctcaagGCAGACCACATAAGAAACAACGCATAAATGATAGGGCATCATCGAATGCTTCAAAACAGAAACTGAAAATTTGAAGTTGCGGATACCCTGCATTTCTCTGATGTTTTTTATGGTCGCTGACTTAAGCTGCATCGTGTTACAGCCTGCAACTGGAGAAAAGTTACCTTGTTTTTGTGTTTACGCTATTTTTTCCTCTCTAAGTTGAGATAAATTTTGGGTGTGCCAAGCATTTTGTTTAGGCTAGAAAATATAAACCTTGCTGGAAAAGTCCAAAATTCTCTTTGCAACCAAGTATTATACCAAAAATTTTGCAATTTAACAATAGAAATTGACAGAGTATGGTAGCAAAACTGTTAATGCATTATGTGATGCAATACATGTTGGTCCTGAGCTATAACTCTACATTAGCAGACAATGTAACAAAGAAATTCTTTAAACaggaaaaaaaagttaatgtTTTAGAGATCGTGGTATCTGCTGTCTTCTACTTCTTTCTCCTTGTAATGGAGGGTTGGACCTGGTGCAAAAAGCATTGTATCTAAGTCACAACTATTAGGAAAGCCGCGATTGGCAGAAAGGCATGAACTGTTGATGTGAATGCGAAAATTTACTTGTTCTGTATAGGATTTGAATTGCTTGGAGGTATTCTCCGAAAGCTGGAATCAACCTGCGTACGAGGGATGATCTTGTCGGCTTGCAAATCTCCAAGAGCTTGAGAAGATGAAGCCTTGCCTGACACTGACGACGATTGAGGGTGTCGAATTGGTCGAGCTTCTGCTTGAGCTGCATTAGCCCAAGAAGACAGGAGTAGTGAAAGTAGAAGAGTAAGAGCTGTTAGTGCTAGAGTGTAGGCCTTCATGGCGGTGCTAATTAACTGTAAGAATTTTTGTTGCTTAATGACTGAAAATGATTAAGACAGGATTGTTCGATCCAAACTCGGCTTGCTTATAAACTCGTAAAAATCTAATTGGGATCTGCTCCCCAGTGAGATCATGTGCTCCACTTTGACAGTTTGACTGTTGCATGATGGAAAGTCTGACCTGCTGATTTGGTAAACAGTGATTTGTTTTCAGAGAGGTCATGTGATTAGGCACGTgatttaactatttatttcTTGGGGAACTAAAAGGGATTGGTTTTATACTGTCGTATGTTGGATCGGTCTGGTTATTCAAGTTCAAAAAATTGCAGGTAACAGCTGTTCGGAGAAAAAACTGCAATATTCGATATACTATATTCTAGCAGCTCTAGTTTCTCCTCTAGTCAAAGTGATCAGACCTTGGTACTAGGAGGGGTGATAATTTCATTAACAAATGTGAAAGTTGCTTTTTTGGGACCTATCTATACAaccatatataattttttcttattttgtaaattttattttcaaattcaaatacaaaacttttaaaataaaattttaaattttatgtctACGTGATTCCTTTATCACCAAACTTAAACAAACACTTTTTCATTAACATATTAACTATTTCAATCTCATTTGATTCATATACAAATTTGGTGGTTTGTTCACTTGTCTAATAAAGAATTGTTTGTtatgttttcttctttagtaAAACTTGGTGGTGGAATGGTGGCTAATGGCAACCGACCATGATTTAATAGGTATTTGCTTAGGATATTTTCAAGGTGCAGGATAAGATTTCTGCAAGACTCCTTTTAATAATGTAATGCTTCTGTTGACCAAATGGCTGTTCAAATATTTCCATAGCATCTATAAATATCTTAAAGAAGCAACTGCTTCAATTAGTTTACTCCTGTTTTCCACACCAATCAGCTTCAAGTATGCTTAAACGCCCTTTAAAATGAACGGCCTGGGATTCCTTGGattccatttccatgatgttGAACTTTGTATTCAACCCTAGGCAGTTGGTTTTTTGCCTTTCTGAATAAGCAGGCTGTGAGCCTGATGCCTACCTACACCATAAACACcttgaatttcaataaattaattgcaaaaaataaagttgTAGAGAAGGAAAGACTTGCTAAAAAGGACGTTTCCAaacaaaagaggaaaaagatgttgctaaaaaaagatatatatatatattgccaAAATAGCCCATTGATTATTTCCGCACCAACACTATCCCACATAAAAGTGCTTTCATGAAGGCTGATAATGTCTTTTAACAAACTAAcaaaggagagaaaaaaaaaaaaaagaaaagaagcaaaatcCCTGCCATCAGTCAATCTCGAACCCTTATTGGGAGGAAAAGGACGAGGCAGCAGCACTAGTAGTACGCTACAGTACTAATATATAAAGCCAAGCCAATCACGAAGCATCAAAAATAACCGTCCTCTCTCGCTTTCTCTCTCCGTTGGATTTACTCGctaatctctctctctttccttctctTATTCTAATTCTAATTCAGTTTCTATTCTCGTTTGTATCATAAAATAACCGCCTCGATCCTCAGGTAATtctcttattcttctttttttaaaaaaaaaatcttttctcgTTAATTTcggttgatttttttttaattttggaatcATTTATTTGAAGCTTTTGTTCGTTGAATTTCAGTATTGTAAGATCGATCTCTTTTCtggttcttttgtttttcccttttgggAGGGTGGGGGGTTTAAATTGGTGGATCCATGTTTAgactttgattttaaatttagtttCATTGATCATCAAAATTAATCATTCAATCAATTTCAGTTTAAATAGGGTTGTTAATTTCTCTGTCAATTAATTGGTAAtgattttggtaatttaatttCCAGGTCACGCTAATtataagaagaaattgaaaattggAGCCCTAAGGTAATATTTTACTTAGCTTAAATTATGTACTGTATAATCTTGGTTGTGTAATTAATCAGTTGTTAATTAAAGCAATTCAAGAAAGACAAATGTATGTTGCTTTTTTTTGAGTTATTCTCGTGATTCTTGATTTCTAGCTCGTCAAAGTCATTTGGAATTTTCTAGGTATTGATCTCAATAATTATTACGGGATCATCATTCTCTTAATTAGCTTTGCCTGCTAATATGCATCTTTCAGTAGAGGATTTCAGGCTGATGATTCTGGAATTTATTATATTGTCTTGTGTTTTGCAAATTGTCTTCTTATTTTGCTCTATTTTCTGTCAGTGAATAATTGTAATTTAAAGGGTGAAGGAACAAAGCAGCAGGtcgggttttttttttttgttgttgtggCCGAGACCGCTTTTAATTTGTGAGGAATGGCAGAGAAATCGTGTGTTAAGCGCCTTCAGAAGGAATATAGAGCACTGTGTAAAGTATGTTTTCCACTTGTAT
It includes:
- the LOC18596316 gene encoding pumilio homolog 23 codes for the protein MGKKAKKGNGGFDGDGYNKKVAGQVTNGTGKFKKSSKHQSNSDSQTSLIRKQVEPETAKYFSEIANLFESQGVDVEERSVICGNALEEARGKELELATDYIISHTLQTLLEGCDVDHLCSFLKGCANVFPAIAMDRSGSHVAETALKSLARHVQDTEDYAIIEETLKMICKVIVVNPVDLMCNCYGSHVLRSFLCLCKGVPLDSAEFHGAKASKILAERLNLKLFQSDGNNSQRLQQGFPNLLKSLVSGMVNCTREDIKTLQVDQYSSLVLQTALKLLAGDDQELLQIIPVLLGCKKQNLVEGKCIDLAIVRETVELMKETAFSHLMEVILEVAPESLYNEMFTKLFKNSLFELSSHHCGNFVVQALISHARTKDQMELMWEELGLKFEDLLGMGKSGVIAFLIAACQRLQTHEYKCCQALAAAVGSKNESSNCIVPRILFLDSYFSCEDKSSWNWAGGVKIHTMGSLILQAIFKFQSEWIQPFIMSITSMDAEHVLEAAKDAGGARVIEAFLASDASTKQKRRLVVKLRGHFGELAMHPSGSFTVERCFNAGSLSLREAIASELLAVQAELSKTKQGPHLLRNLDIDRYATKPDQWRSKQASKQSAYNEFYFAFGSSESKSPTKNKFLSNASMQTSDPEELKNTRKEIDSFLTSTSMLDDTSAEKKKKRKKRNKDAGSEDAVGSKKVMENAVQNFLSQGRPHKKQRINDRASSNASKQKLKI
- the LOC18596317 gene encoding uncharacterized protein LOC18596317, with the translated sequence MKAYTLALTALTLLLSLLLSSWANAAQAEARPIRHPQSSSVSGKASSSQALGDLQADKIIPRTQVDSSFRRIPPSNSNPIQNKSNPPLQGERSRRQQIPRSLKH